cactggctaccaatagctgctcgcataaaattcaaggctttgatgtttgcctacaaaactaccactggctctgcacccatttacctaaatttattacttcagacttatgtgccctctagaagcttgcattctgcaagtgaactctGTTGAttttgccatcccaaagaagcacaaagtaacttttatggacttttaaattaaatgttccctcctggtggaatgacctgcccaactcaatccgagcagctgagtaattagccatctcttccatctttatttgaccctctaactttagcactctctattctaattctattcttaaaaaaaaaaactcttaacactagctttctgatttttttttgtattctatctgtttttttattatacaattaacaaaagaaaaaagacctctaacactagcttgctctattctttttctattctgttttctttttatttattatattatttaaaagcccttgctacttGTACTGCGTTTAAGATAACTGAGACTCGTGTACTGTATTTAGATTATGCCCAAACATAGGCtatgatatttattataattttgtaatttataatatataataattttgcacCTAGGCCTAGCGAACACTTTTACCTCGGCCCCTGCCACATTGTGTCGTCACGTCCGCGGAAAACGCTTTTCCGCCTGTCTCGCGCATGTGTAGTCCTCTTTACGGCTCGGCTGGCGAAGATGGCGGACACACAGGTACGTGAGTTCAAACGGCGTGGTCATGAAAACGTGTTTGATTACACGTTCAACTTAAGCTCAAAGCTGCAAATTCGGGAGATAAACAGCACCGAAACCTTCACGGAAGCAACCGTGACCAAATGGACGACGCTGAAGACTATAATTTGTGTTTTCCATCTCCGGCTAACTGGTAGGAAGCGTTGTTAAACGGGAAGGCAAACGGCCTTTCCTCACCCGACTAGCAGAAAGTGGTTTCTTGCACGCAAAAGTTATGATATAATTAAAATTGCTCTATTTCGTCTGTTTACTCTCTTACCGAGAGGTAAAGTAACCGAATATGTCAGCAAGGCATGACTATGACATGTAACGTTATATAACGTTACTAATAATCCAAGGGGAATAGGAACTCCAAAGATACTGCATTATTACCATGTTTATGTAGTTAACTGGGTCACTTGAGTCAAGAAAACATTTGTAGGCCCTCTTTGTGGATTTGTACACTTATAGACATAAAGCTGCAAATGATGTTTTTTCTCACGATGGTCTTCCAAGTTCTCTCGGGCTCTGACGACACTGCCTTATGGCATCACTGATGCAGCATAAAATCCCTAATGGGTTTTGACGAAACTTTTTAATTGGGAAAACATCTGGCTCTGAAAGTTCCTTGGGTTTGGTGTGAGGATATACTGATAGTCCAGAATATCCAGCTTTAAATTTAATCAGACTTTTGTGGTCTTATAACTTTACATCAATGCTATTCCAGCATATGTATCAATATTAAGGCTTATGACTGACTTTGTGCTTATGGTGTTGTTTCAGAACGAGAGGGCTTATCAGAAACAGCCCACCATCTTCCAGAACAAGAAGCGGGTTCTGGCTGTTGAAGGAAGTGGCAAAGAGAAGCTTCCACGTTATCACAGAAACGTCGGCTTGGGCTTCAAAACCCCCAGAGAGGTGAGCTTGTGTTTGCGTGCCAGCTGAACTTTTCATCGCAGATGATGTCTTTTCTCACGATGGTCTTCCTAGACTCCAAAAGAGCTCTGAGGATACTGCCTTTTGGCAATGCTGATGCAGTTGTATATGCTTACATTGTGTAACTTCAAGTTGAGTTCAGATGATTAAAGTTCTTTTGCTTTATTCCCACAGGCTATTCAAGGCACTTATATTGATAAGAAATGCCCCTTCACTGGAAACGTGTCCATCCGAGGCCGGATTCTGTCCGGTAGGTCTGCGTATTTTACTGGCTAATTGTAGTTTTATTTAGGATGCAGAGGATGTCTTATCTCACGATGGTCTTCTGAACCCTTTGGGTTTTGAGGATAATGCCAGATGGCTTAACTGATGCTTCCCTGTTTCTCATTTTTGTGTGTCTTGGTCCTTTTTGGAAATCAAAGATTCTGTATGTTGGCCATTGATATACAACACGCGTGTACTGCTGTCACCTTTTTCCAGGTGTGGTAACCAAGATGAAGATGCAGAAGACCATCGTCATCAGGCGGGACTACTTGCATTACATCCGCAAGTACAACCGTTTTGAGAAGAGACATAAGAACATGTCTGTCCACCTCTCCCCATGCTTCAGGTAAAGTTTCTTCATTGGTGCTTTCTTTAAGGGCTTAAACATTTGTGTATACCCTTTTTGTGCATCTGAACACATGCTCTAAATAGGCGGTGAGCTGCAAATGATGTTTTTTTCTCACGATGGTCTTCCAAGTCTCTCAGGCTCTGACGACACTGCCTTACGGCATTACTGATGCAGCAGATAATACCTAAAATGGGGctctccaaactctgtcctggagggctggTGTCCTCCGTGTCCTGCAGAgattagctccaaccctaatcccaccagaaccagctaatcaaggtcttacaagtgaaacttccaggcaggtgtgttgaggcaattttgagctaaactctacaggacacCAGCCCTCCAGGACTGAATTTGGTGACCCTTGACCTAAAAGATTTCTTTGCATTCAAGGTTTTTGGGGTTATAAGTATTTTAGTTTGGGAGATGTTTGTACAAGGTCTAATTGCTGCAAGTTTTCTTCTTGTAAATCATTTAATAATGTTCTCCATTTGTCTAGGGACGTGACTTTAGGTGACATTGTTACAGTTGGAGAATGCCGACCCCTCAGCAAGACCGTGAGGTTCAACGTCCTGAAGGTCACCAAGGCAGCTGGAGCCAAGAAGCAGTTCCAGAAgttctaaaacatttttaacaatatggcctctgtattgtttgtggaaaataaaataaaaaaaaaacaagtttttacTGTTGATTTGGTGTCCAAGTCACTTTGCAAAAGCATCCTGCTCTTACATGCCcctaaacatttcatattttgcatgtctacAAATGACCAGCAGGATATACTTCTGAATATTTAAACTTATATTGTATcttttaatacagtaatattttgaactttgtgtatatatacacgtgtgtgtatgtgcatatatatatatatcattttagttttagttatttcatttttaaaatattgaagttttttttttttttttcaggttatgTACGTTTATCCTAATTTTTCACCTTTTTCCTTTACATTTTTTATGGTAGTCACCGATAACTTGGTATGTATCAGTGTGACTGGTGTCTATGTAggtcagggttcctcaaatcttgccctggagggccaatctGCTGCAGAGTTTAGATACAACCCTTATCAAACTCAtatacctgtgattttctaattaaCCCTGAAGatattgattagcatgctcaggtgtgtttgattagggttagagctaaactatgcaggaaagtggatctcttgGGCCAGATTTGAATATCCCTGATGTAGGTTATGGTAAACTCAGCATTGTCTGCATTTTGTAGGCGCGTGATTAATA
The sequence above is a segment of the Carassius carassius chromosome 9, fCarCar2.1, whole genome shotgun sequence genome. Coding sequences within it:
- the LOC132149310 gene encoding small ribosomal subunit protein uS17-like isoform X2, translating into MADTQNERAYQKQPTIFQNKKRVLAVEGSGKEKLPRYHRNVGLGFKTPREAIQGTYIDKKCPFTGNVSIRGRILSGVVTKMKMQKTIVIRRDYLHYIRKYNRFEKRHKNMSVHLSPCFRDVTLGDIVTVGECRPLSKTVRFNVLKVTKAAGAKKQFQKF
- the LOC132149310 gene encoding small ribosomal subunit protein uS17-like isoform X1, with the protein product MTDFVLMVLFQNERAYQKQPTIFQNKKRVLAVEGSGKEKLPRYHRNVGLGFKTPREAIQGTYIDKKCPFTGNVSIRGRILSGVVTKMKMQKTIVIRRDYLHYIRKYNRFEKRHKNMSVHLSPCFRDVTLGDIVTVGECRPLSKTVRFNVLKVTKAAGAKKQFQKF